In the Theobroma cacao cultivar B97-61/B2 chromosome 1, Criollo_cocoa_genome_V2, whole genome shotgun sequence genome, one interval contains:
- the LOC18612421 gene encoding N-acetyltransferase 9-like protein isoform X2: MGMSLEGQKVIMVPYMEAHVPKYHVWMQDPALLQATGSEPLSLQEEYDMQLSWNQDPLTMVGDVNIYMNDLDDPQLAEIEIMIAEPKSRGKGLGKESVFLMMAYAVQNFGIHVFRAKIGESNGSSLSLFRKLGFEEASYSEIFKEVTLELAVTEQKREELSLLFGDVVTHT; this comes from the exons ATGGGTATGAGTTTGGAAGGACAAAAGGTGATAATGGTACCATACATGGAAGCGCATGTCCCAAAGTACCACGTCTGGATGCAGGACCCTGCTCTCCTTCAAGCCACCGGATCAGAGCCCCTCTCCCTCCAAGAGGAATACGATATGCAGCTCTCTTGGAACCAAGACCCTCTCA CCATGGTTGGAGATGTGAATATCTACATGAATGATTTGGATGACCCTCAATTGGCAGAGATTGAAATTATGATAGCTGAACCAAAAAG CCGCGGTAAGGGCCTTGGGAAAGAATCTGTCTTCTTGATGATGGCTTATGCTGTTCAGAATTTTGGAATCCATGTCTTCCGTGCTAAAATTGGAGAATCAAATGGGTCATCTCTTAGCTTGTTTCGGAAATTG GGCTTTGAGGAGGCTTCTTATAGTGAAATCTTCAAGGAG GTAACATTGGAGTTGGCAGTGACAGAGCAAAAGCGAGAGGAGCTTTCGCTGTTGTTTGGTGATGTGGTTACACATACATAG
- the LOC18612421 gene encoding N-acetyltransferase 9-like protein isoform X1 — translation MGMSLEGQKVIMVPYMEAHVPKYHVWMQDPALLQATGSEPLSLQEEYDMQLSWNQDPLKKTFIVLDKEMVEGKFVHGGPHVEAMVGDVNIYMNDLDDPQLAEIEIMIAEPKSRGKGLGKESVFLMMAYAVQNFGIHVFRAKIGESNGSSLSLFRKLGFEEASYSEIFKEVTLELAVTEQKREELSLLFGDVVTHT, via the exons ATGGGTATGAGTTTGGAAGGACAAAAGGTGATAATGGTACCATACATGGAAGCGCATGTCCCAAAGTACCACGTCTGGATGCAGGACCCTGCTCTCCTTCAAGCCACCGGATCAGAGCCCCTCTCCCTCCAAGAGGAATACGATATGCAGCTCTCTTGGAACCAAGACCCTCTCA AGAAAACTTTCATTGTTTTGGATAAGGAGATGGTTGAGGGAAAGTTTGTTCATGGGGGTCCCCATGTGGAAG CCATGGTTGGAGATGTGAATATCTACATGAATGATTTGGATGACCCTCAATTGGCAGAGATTGAAATTATGATAGCTGAACCAAAAAG CCGCGGTAAGGGCCTTGGGAAAGAATCTGTCTTCTTGATGATGGCTTATGCTGTTCAGAATTTTGGAATCCATGTCTTCCGTGCTAAAATTGGAGAATCAAATGGGTCATCTCTTAGCTTGTTTCGGAAATTG GGCTTTGAGGAGGCTTCTTATAGTGAAATCTTCAAGGAG GTAACATTGGAGTTGGCAGTGACAGAGCAAAAGCGAGAGGAGCTTTCGCTGTTGTTTGGTGATGTGGTTACACATACATAG
- the LOC18612422 gene encoding cytochrome b561 and DOMON domain-containing protein At2g04850, giving the protein MILLFLLFLFSSHVNTAFSAHCSTTTATKSFQKCMTLPTQQASIAWTFHPHNATLDLCFFGTFISPSGWVGWGINPTSAEMTGTRALVAFPDPNSGQLVLLPYILDPTVKLQKTPLLSRPLDIHLLSSSATLYGGKMATIHNGAAVQIYATVKLETNKTKIHHVWNRGLYVQGYSPTIHPTTSNDLSSIATFDIFSGSAATQHNNINILKLVHGIINAIAWGLLLPMGAVTARYLRHVQALGPTWFYVHSGIQLSAFSLGTVGFAIGIRLGEMSPGITYGLHRKLGFAAFCLGALQTLALLFRPKTTHKFRKYWKSYHHFVGYACVVLGVVNVFQGFEVMGESRSYAKLGYCLCLSTLVGVSIALEVNSWVIFCRKSKEDKMRREGLISGSDKGSGIHSGIHS; this is encoded by the coding sequence ATGATCCTTCTCttccttcttttccttttctcttcccATGTAAACACTGCATTCTCAGCTCATTGTAGCACCACCACCGCCACAAAATCCTTTCAGAAATGCATGACACTTCCTACCCAACAAGCCTCAATTGCTTGGACGTTCCATCCCCACAATGCCACATTAGACCTTTGCTTCTTTGGCACTTTCATATCACCCTCCGGATGGGTGGGATGGGGCATTAATCCGACTTCCGCGGAAATGACCGGTACACGTGCCCTTGTCGCGTTTCCGGATCCTAACTCAGGTCAATTAGTCCTGCTTCCTTACATTTTAGACCCAACTGTTAAACTCCAGAAAACCCCACTCCTCTCTCGCCCCCTTGATATCCACTTACTTTCTTCATCAGCTACCTTATACGGTGGCAAAATGGCTACTATACATAACGGTGCCGCAGTTCAAATTTATGCCACGGTAAAACTTGAAACAAACAAAACCAAGATTCACCATGTTTGGAACAGAGGACTATATGTCCAAGGCTACTCCCCAACCATCCATCCGACCACTTCTAATGACCTTTCCTCCATTGCTACATTTGATATCTTCTCTGGCTCAGCAGCTACACAGCACAACAACATTAATATACTCAAACTTGTTCATGGAATCATTAACGCCATCGCATGGGGCTTATTGCTTCCGATGGGAGCTGTCACTGCACGCTACTTGCGCCACGTACAAGCGTTAGGGCCTACTTGGTTTTATGTTCATTCAGGGATCCAATTGTCCGCATTTTCCCTTGGAACTGTGGGATTTGCAATTGGGATCAGGCTAGGTGAAATGTCACCGGGAATCACGTATGGACTCCACAGGAAGCTTGGATTCGCGGCATTTTGCTTGGGGGCTCTTCAAACACTTGCTCTACTGTTTAGGCCAAAGACTACACATAAATTCAGGAAGTACTGGAAATCTTATCACCATTTTGTAGGGTATGCTTGCGTGGTGCTTGGGGTTGTGAATGTTTTCCAGGGCTTCGAAGTTATGGGAGAAAGCAGGTCTTATGCTAAGCTGGGCTACTGTTTGTGCCTATCGAcattggtaggtgtctcaaTAGCTTTGGAAGTGAACTCTTGGGTCATTTTCTGTAGAAAATCTAAAGAAGATAAGATGAGGAGAGAAGGATTGATTTCAGGATCAGATAAAGGTAGTGGAATCCACAGCGGAATTCATAGTTAA